AGGTATGATTTTTATGCCTAATAAAAAAGAGAAAATTGAAGAATGTAAATCAATATGCGAGGAGGAAGCAGAAAAATTAAGAATCAACAAAACATCTTGGAGAACAGTACCTGTTAATAATGAAATCTTAGGTCCTTTAGCCAAAGCAAATGCTCCATTCATCTGTCAGTGGATTTTATTAATAGATAAAAAAAACCATCAGGATATTGAGAGAATTTTATTCCAACTAAGAAAAAGAATTGAAAAAAAAATAAGAGATAGTTTTAAAAACCATGTTGGGGATTGTGAATTTTATTTTGCCTCGCTAAGTTCTCAAACAGTTGTTTACAAAGGAATGGTGCGTTCTGAAATATTATCTGAGTTTTATCAAGATCTAAAAGAAAAGAGTTTTGAGGTCTCATTTTCTGTTTATCATCGGAGATTTAGTACCAATACACTTCCAAAATGGCCGCTAGCTCAACCCATGAGATTTTTAGGTCATAATGGTGAAATAAATACCCTCTTAGGTAATATCAATTGGGCTAAAGCTTCAGAAACACATATAGATGATTTTTGGGGAGATTTATCTAATGAACTAAAGCCGATTGTAGATGTTAATAAAAGCGATTCATCAAATCTTGATGCAACCCTTGAGATTAATATTCGCTCAGGCCAACCAATAACTGATTCATTATTAAAACTTGTTCCTGAAGCATTTAGAGATCAGCCAGAACTTACTCAAAGGGAGGATATTAAAGCATTTTATGAGTATTCAGCGAGCTCACAGGAAGCTTGGGATGGTCCTGCCCTTCTTGTATTTGCAGATGGAAATTTTGTAGGAGCAACGCTTGATAGAAACGGTCTCAGACCAGCAAGATATTCAATCACAAATGATGGTTTTGTAATAATGGGTTCAGAAACAGGAGTAGTAGAAATTGAAGAGGAAAGAGTAATAGAGAAAGGTCGATTAGGACCTGGACAAATGTTAGCGGTTGATTTTCATCAGAATAGAATCCTCCGAAATTGGGAAGTCAAATCAGAAGCAGCTCAAAGGCATGATTATAAAAATCTCCTTAGTAAGAGAACTATAAAAATTAAAAATATTGAATGGCTCAAAGACTGCAAACTAAAGGACCTTGAGTTGTTACAACAACAAACTGCGTACGGTTTTTCAGCAGAAGATAATGATCTTATATTGGATTCAATGGCTTCATTAGCTAAAGAGCCAACTTATTGCATGGGAGATGATATTCCATTAGCAGTGCTTTCTTCAAAACCACATATTTTATATGACTATTTCAAGCAAAGATTTGCGCAAGTTACAAATCCTCCTATCGACCCTCTGAGAGAAAAACTTGTAATGAGTTTAGAGATGCATATTGGAGAAAGATGTACACCATTTGAGATTAAAGATCCTAAACCTTTTGTTCATTTAAAAAGTCCAATTCTGAATGAAGAAGAAATCATTTCCATTAAAAACTCAAAAATTAAATCTCAAACAATTTCAAGTTTGTTTGATATAGAGGAAGGTATCCAAGGCTTAGAAAACCAATTGAAAGCAATTTGCGAACAGAGTGAGCTCTCTATAAAAGAAGGTTGCTCTTTAATTATCATTTCTGACAAGGGAATTAATCCTAAAAAAACTTTTATTCCTCCTTTACTTGCTGTTGGGGCAGTTCATCATTATCTTTTAAAAAAAGAAATAAGGCTAAAAGCTTCTCTAATTATTGAAACTGGTCAATGTTGGAGCACTCATCACTTGGCTTGTTTGATTGGTTATGGCGCGAGTGCAGTTTGCCCTTGGTTGACTTTCGAAGCGGGAAGGCACTGGTTAAAACATCCAAAAACACAAAAACTCATTGATAGCAAAAAAATAAATCCATTATCAATAATTGATGTTCAAGAAAATATTAAAAAAGCTCTAGAAGACGGTCTAAGAAAAATTCTTTCGAAAATTGGTATCTCACTTTTATCTAGTTACCATGGCGCACAAATTTTTGAAGCTGTAGGCCTTGGATCTGACTTAATAAAAATTGCTTTTGATGGTACAACAAGCCGTATCGCTGGCATAACCTTAAAAGAATTAACTAATGAAACACTTTCGATACATACGAAGGCCTATCCAGAGATCGATTTAAAAAAATTAGAATTTTTAGGATTTGTACAATATAGAAATAATGGAGAATATCACTCAAATAATCCTGAGATGTCCAAAGTTTTACATTCAGCTGTAAAACAAGGACCAGGATACGATCATTTTGAAACTTACAAAAAACTCATTAGTAATAGACCCACTACATCTCTAAGAGATTTACTAACAATTAATTCAAAAAGAAAAAGCATTCCATTAGAGGAAGTTGAAAGTGTTGAATCAATTTGTAAAAGGTTCTGTACTGGAGGTATGAGTTTGGGTGCTTTATCAAGAGAAGCACATGAAGTATTAGCAGTTGCGATGAATAGAATCGGTGGGAAAAGTAATAGCGGAGAGGGGGGAGAAGATCCAGCTCGTTTTAATGTTTTAAATGATATCGATGAAAATACCCAATCTGCGACGTTGCCATTTATTAAAGGTCTAGAAAATGGAGACACCGCATGCTCAGCTATTAAACAAATAGCATCAGGTAGATTTGGAGTTACACCTGAATATCTAAGAAGTGGGAAACAACTCGAAATTAAAATGGCTCAAGGTGCAAAACCTGGAGAAGGGGGACAATTGCCTGGTCCCAAAGTTGATTCCTACATCGCAAAACTAAGAAATAGTAAACCTGGAGTAGCTCTAATATCTCCTCCTCCGCATCATGATATTTATTCAATTGAAGATTTAGCTCAACTTATCCATGACTTACACCAAGTTCATCCAAAAGCGAAAGTGAGCGTTAAACTTGTTTCTGAAATTGGTATAGGCACTATTGCGGCTGGAGTAAGCAAAGCTAATGCAGATGTAATTCAAATTTCAGGCCATGACGGAGGTACAGGTGCTTCACCCTTAAGTTCTATTAAACATGCAGGTTTACCATGGGAACTAGGTGTTGCTGAGGTTCATAAATCTCTATTAGAAAATAACTTACGAGAACGAGTCATTTTAAGAACTGATGGAGGTCTGAAAACAGGCTGGGATGTGGTTATTGCAGCTTTACTAGGCGCTCAAGAATACGGTTTCGGTTCTGTAGCGATGATTGCTGAAGGATGCATAATGGCTCGGGTTTGTCATACAAACAAGTGTCCTGTTGGAGTTGCAACTCAAAAAGAAGAATTAAGAAAAAGATTTAAAGGTATTCCAGAAAATGTTGTCAATTTTTTCTTGTATATTGCTGAAGAAGTAAGACAGATAATGAGTAGTATTGGTGTTTCTAATTTGGAAGAACTGATTGGTAATCAAGAATTTCTTTCTGCAAGAAATATCGGTCTTCCAAAAACTTCTAATATCGATCTTTCTTCTTTAGTAAATAATGAACACTCAACCACTGACAGATCATGGTTAAAACATTCAAAAAATGCCCATAGTAATGGTTCTGTACTAGAAGACAAGTTTTTGTCTGATACTGAATTTATAGATTCAATTAAAAATCACGAAAAATTAACAAAAGAAATTGAGATAAAAAATACAGATAGAAGTGTTTGTGCGAAAATATCAGGCGAAATTGCAGAACTTCATGGAAACACAGGCTTCAATGGCGAACTCAACTTAAATTTCAAAGGGTATGCAGGACAAAGCTTTGGTGCCTTTTTATTGAAGGGAATGAATGTTCAATTAATCGGAGAAGCTAATGATTATGTCTGTAAAGGAATGAATGGAGGAATTCTCACAATAATTCCACCAAAAATAGATAAAATCTCCTCTGAACAAGTCATACTGGGAAATACTTGCCTTTACGGAGCTACAGGTGGGAAATTATTTGCATTAGGAAAATCGGGAGAAAGATTTGCAGTAAGAAATAGTGGTGCAATAGCAGTAACAGAAGGAGCAGGTGATCATTGTTGTGAATACATGACTGGCGGGAAAGTAGTGATTCTAGGTTCCACTGGAAGGAATATTGGTGCTGGCATGACTGGTGGAATAGCTTTTATAATCGATGAGAATAATGATTTAAGTAATAAAGTTAATAAAGAAATAGTTAGCATTCATAAAATAACTTCATCAAAGCAGGAAGATATTTTATTGGAAATTATTAGAGAATATCGAGCAAAAACAAATAGCTTAAAGGCTGCCGAAATAATTAAAAATTGGTCTAATTTTAAAAGTAATTTCAAATTAATTGTTCCTCCAAGCGAAGAAGAGATGCTTGGCATAAAGAAAATGTAAATGCCTTTCTTTGTAAAGACTGAAATTATAAAAAAAGAATATTTAATTAACAATGATTTAAAACGAAAAATAATTAAAGAACATATTGATTGGATAAAAAAATTAAAAAAAGAGGGAATTAATATAAAAAGTGGTTTTTTAGTAGATGAATTAAATAGGCCAGGTGACGGAGGATTACTCATTCTTGAAATGAATAATTATAAAAATGCACTAAAAATAATTAAGAATGATCCAATGATTAAGAATAATCTTGTTGAATGGAAATTAAATGAGTGGGTAGATTCGAACTAAATGAAAAAACTATCTTGGATACTTTTTCATAAGTTTTTGAATCTCTTCAGCATGGTAACTACTTCGAGTTAAAGGAGAACTAACTACTTGCATAAAGTCCAAATCTTTTTCCCCGAAAACTTTAAAGTAATTAAATTTTGAGGGACTCACAAATCTTTGAACAGGTAAATGCTTAGGGCCAGGAGATAAATATTGGCCAATAGTAACAATATCAACGAAATTACTTTTTAAATCCTTAAGAAGACTTAAGACCTCCTCATCTTTTTCCCCTAAACCAAGCATAAAGCCTGACTTTGTATAAACTTTTGAAGAATATTCTCTGGTTCTTTTAAGTAACTCAAGAGTTCTATCATATTTACCCTGAGGTCTTACTTTTTTATATAGTGAAGGTACAGTCTCAATATTGTGATTTAAAACGTTTGGATTTGAATCAAGAACTTTTTCAAGAGCTTTCCAGTTGCCACAAAAATCAGGAATTAAAAGCTCAATGGAAGTTTCAGGAGATTTTTTTCTTACTTGATAAACACATTCAAAGAATTGAGATGCGCCACCATCCTCAAGATCGTCTCTATTGACTGATGTGATTACAACATGTTTGAGGTTCATTCTATAAACGGCTTCAGCTAAACGATATGGTTCTGTTGGATCTAGTTCTCTTTTAGATCTATCAAAATCAATATCGCAATATGGACATGCCCTAGTACAGCCAGGGCCCATTATTAGGAAAGTGGCTGTTCCACTAGCAAAACATTCACCAATATTTGGACAGCTTGCTTCTTGACATACAGTATTGAGATTTAAATCATTTAACAAATTTGCAGTATTCCCAATTCTCTCAACTTGAGGAGCTTTTACTCTTAACCAATCAGGTTTTGAAATTAAACTATTAGAATTATTAGTCAATTTAAATGTTTCTGGCCTGTAAACTTATTTTACTAAAAACAATTTGAATTAACTATTAATAATTTTAAAAATGAAGTCTATTTAATAGAAGTAAAAAAATAAATAAATTCAAGTAGTCCATCGATAATTAAAAACATACCAATTAAATGTACTAGTTACATAATATTTTTGTTTCATCAACTTAAATTGAAACAGTATTAAGAACGTTATTTTTAACACAGATATCAGAACATATTAATTGCATCATAATTAACTAAAAAGTTTTTATATTAAGAATTTTTTGTACTAAAAAGTGTTTTTTTATTTATTTATTGATACAGTAAAAAATATATCTAATAAAACATTGAGTTTTAAATTTAAAAGAAAGCGTCTTTTACTATCCGAAAAATATAAAAGCTCTAAAGCAATAGGTTATGCTAGAGCTACTAATAATGAATATGAATATTTAGAAGAGCAAATAAAATTTTTAAAGGAAAAGGGTTGTAGTTTAGTTTTCTCGGAATTTATAAGTTTAGATGAAGAAATCAAACCCCAACTCAATCAAGCTATAAATTGTTTATCTGAAGGCGATCAATTAATAATGACTCAGCTTGATCGAGCATTTAAAAATAAAAAAGAATGTTTGCGGACAATAAATAAACTTATTAGTAAGGATATTAAATTGCAAACTTTGGCTGGTTTTTTTGCTGATAATCAATCCTCTAAAGCAAATTCTTCAATTTTTAAGATTTTATATGAATTAGATAATTTAGAAGAGAAAAGTTTAGTTGAAAGAAAAAAAGAAAAACTATTACGCAGAAAATTATCTGGAAATAATCTGGGAGGAAGGCCCAAAATTAGTCCTTTAAAAGAGTCTTTAGTAATCAGATTGCGTAATGAGGGATATTCGTATCGATCAATCAGATCACAAACAGGAATTGCATTGTCAACAATAAGAAGAGTGATTATGGAAGGAGAATTAATATAAAATGAAGAAGAAAGAAATTGAAAATTTAATTAAAGAAAACTTTAAAGATACAGCATTGCGTATTTATGAATTAAATAATGAAGATAGAAAAAGTTTGTTAGCAGAATATAGAGAGTGGATTATGAATGATTTAAATATTAAAGAGGTAATGATGTTACCTTATGAAGCCTATACTAATGAATTAGATTCTAATTACTTAGACGATGCACTTTAGCCTTTAATTTTATAACTCTTATTAAATTCATATACTTCTTTGGCTATTAAGGGTAAGAATGAAGTATCTTTAGCATATTTTTCTCCATTACAAAAAACAACTAACAAAGTGTGTAGTGATTGACTATTAGTCCACCAAGCTGAATCATGTCTAACTTCAGACATTAAGCCTGCTTTACTCCAAAGATTAATGTTTTCTGGTAATCCTTCACCCAAAAAACCATCTATTTGATTAAGAGAATCGTTTGTAAGCACAACTTTATTTA
Above is a window of Prochlorococcus marinus XMU1406 DNA encoding:
- the gltB gene encoding glutamate synthase large subunit: MGESIKRIVGPYQDSYSPNGIIGEKDACGVGFIANINGIESNWILKQSLKGLNCMEHRGGCGGDSDSGDGAGILCSIPWNYLEKEVNFENKKDFDKGLGMIFMPNKKEKIEECKSICEEEAEKLRINKTSWRTVPVNNEILGPLAKANAPFICQWILLIDKKNHQDIERILFQLRKRIEKKIRDSFKNHVGDCEFYFASLSSQTVVYKGMVRSEILSEFYQDLKEKSFEVSFSVYHRRFSTNTLPKWPLAQPMRFLGHNGEINTLLGNINWAKASETHIDDFWGDLSNELKPIVDVNKSDSSNLDATLEINIRSGQPITDSLLKLVPEAFRDQPELTQREDIKAFYEYSASSQEAWDGPALLVFADGNFVGATLDRNGLRPARYSITNDGFVIMGSETGVVEIEEERVIEKGRLGPGQMLAVDFHQNRILRNWEVKSEAAQRHDYKNLLSKRTIKIKNIEWLKDCKLKDLELLQQQTAYGFSAEDNDLILDSMASLAKEPTYCMGDDIPLAVLSSKPHILYDYFKQRFAQVTNPPIDPLREKLVMSLEMHIGERCTPFEIKDPKPFVHLKSPILNEEEIISIKNSKIKSQTISSLFDIEEGIQGLENQLKAICEQSELSIKEGCSLIIISDKGINPKKTFIPPLLAVGAVHHYLLKKEIRLKASLIIETGQCWSTHHLACLIGYGASAVCPWLTFEAGRHWLKHPKTQKLIDSKKINPLSIIDVQENIKKALEDGLRKILSKIGISLLSSYHGAQIFEAVGLGSDLIKIAFDGTTSRIAGITLKELTNETLSIHTKAYPEIDLKKLEFLGFVQYRNNGEYHSNNPEMSKVLHSAVKQGPGYDHFETYKKLISNRPTTSLRDLLTINSKRKSIPLEEVESVESICKRFCTGGMSLGALSREAHEVLAVAMNRIGGKSNSGEGGEDPARFNVLNDIDENTQSATLPFIKGLENGDTACSAIKQIASGRFGVTPEYLRSGKQLEIKMAQGAKPGEGGQLPGPKVDSYIAKLRNSKPGVALISPPPHHDIYSIEDLAQLIHDLHQVHPKAKVSVKLVSEIGIGTIAAGVSKANADVIQISGHDGGTGASPLSSIKHAGLPWELGVAEVHKSLLENNLRERVILRTDGGLKTGWDVVIAALLGAQEYGFGSVAMIAEGCIMARVCHTNKCPVGVATQKEELRKRFKGIPENVVNFFLYIAEEVRQIMSSIGVSNLEELIGNQEFLSARNIGLPKTSNIDLSSLVNNEHSTTDRSWLKHSKNAHSNGSVLEDKFLSDTEFIDSIKNHEKLTKEIEIKNTDRSVCAKISGEIAELHGNTGFNGELNLNFKGYAGQSFGAFLLKGMNVQLIGEANDYVCKGMNGGILTIIPPKIDKISSEQVILGNTCLYGATGGKLFALGKSGERFAVRNSGAIAVTEGAGDHCCEYMTGGKVVILGSTGRNIGAGMTGGIAFIIDENNDLSNKVNKEIVSIHKITSSKQEDILLEIIREYRAKTNSLKAAEIIKNWSNFKSNFKLIVPPSEEEMLGIKKM
- a CDS encoding YciI family protein, which produces MPFFVKTEIIKKEYLINNDLKRKIIKEHIDWIKKLKKEGINIKSGFLVDELNRPGDGGLLILEMNNYKNALKIIKNDPMIKNNLVEWKLNEWVDSN
- the lipA gene encoding lipoyl synthase — encoded protein: MTNNSNSLISKPDWLRVKAPQVERIGNTANLLNDLNLNTVCQEASCPNIGECFASGTATFLIMGPGCTRACPYCDIDFDRSKRELDPTEPYRLAEAVYRMNLKHVVITSVNRDDLEDGGASQFFECVYQVRKKSPETSIELLIPDFCGNWKALEKVLDSNPNVLNHNIETVPSLYKKVRPQGKYDRTLELLKRTREYSSKVYTKSGFMLGLGEKDEEVLSLLKDLKSNFVDIVTIGQYLSPGPKHLPVQRFVSPSKFNYFKVFGEKDLDFMQVVSSPLTRSSYHAEEIQKLMKKYPR
- a CDS encoding recombinase family protein, coding for MFFYLFIDTVKNISNKTLSFKFKRKRLLLSEKYKSSKAIGYARATNNEYEYLEEQIKFLKEKGCSLVFSEFISLDEEIKPQLNQAINCLSEGDQLIMTQLDRAFKNKKECLRTINKLISKDIKLQTLAGFFADNQSSKANSSIFKILYELDNLEEKSLVERKKEKLLRRKLSGNNLGGRPKISPLKESLVIRLRNEGYSYRSIRSQTGIALSTIRRVIMEGELI